TTGGCTATTACGAAGCTGCATGCATTGGTATTTGCCAGCGGGCCTCGGCTTAATCTGGCTTTTATCTCCCCACTGGCTGATTGATAGTCCGCTTCAGCCAATAATTAATCAATCAATTCAGCCATTTAATCGAAATGGTGTGGGGTTTGCTGATATTCCAGTATTACGCTATTTCCTGATACTGACATTTGCGATTGGCATTCTTAGTTGGTGTAGTGGATTGTTTGAACGCTCACGGCTGCTTGGCGGGATCTTCATCATCCTGCTGGGAGTTGGCTGGTTTTATTGCTGAAACAATCATCATTAATGGATCTGCTCCATTAATCTGGTCAGTTAGCTTTGGCGAACTCGAACGCTATCGACTTTTTAGCGAACACATAATCCTGTCGGGAGTTTTAGCCCTAAGTCTCATGATTCCAATTGTGCTAAGTCAATGGTTTGTCCGTCGTCCAATCTTCCTTTGGGTTTTTGACTATGGGGCGTTATGGATAACCTTGATGGCTCTATGTATGATCAAGTATGGAGCCATAAGTTCTATGTTTTATTAAGTAAATATTCAGCTTGAACCCATAAAATAGCCAAACTGAATACGAGAATTGAACGACGAAGCACATGAGGCATGCACCGAAGTCATTGGCGAAATTCAGAATTGCTGACGGATGCTAAAGAACCGTAATAGCAGTTTTGGTGCGCCTCGTGTGCTTCGTAGATAAAAATACCGTTAAAGAGCTGCAACTTTGCTATTTTTCTGCAATACCAGCCACCCACCACCTGCTAAACTACGGTCGATTCATTGAGTGGATGGAGCATTACCATGTATCTCGCACCACAGGCAACATTTCAACCTCATCAACGTTGGCATTGGCTTATTCTTGGGTGGTTTGTTCCAGCACTGATTGCCTTACCGTGGTTGGCTGGCCCATTGTGGATGACACCTTCTTTACGCACGATGCTTGATTCTCTCTTTTCATCACCAAACGGACTCTATCAAGATTTTTTTCCATTACGATATCTATTTCTGGTTCTGATTGGATTAACTACAATAAGTATTTTCTTTATAGCAGAGCAACGTAAAAAATGGATATTGATGGCTCTTATTGGAGGTTTAATTACCTATTTGATCCACCTTGTAACCCCACGGGTAGGCTTAAATATTCCATTGTGGTATATCGTCAATGATGAAATTGATGCTTATCGTGTCCAAGTTCGTCACATCTTTAGCGCCACAATGGTGAGTGGCCTTGCCAGTTACTTTTTATGGCGCTTTGAAGGCTTACCAAAAGTAGCCATTCCCATAGTTTGGTTGAGTCAAACCATTACCTTAATCGCATGGCATAGTATTCTTTTAGGGGCACATCTCTATTCAGGGTAGATCTTGGGCTATCAACAGTAAAAGCAGATGTAACTATAACCGCGAAGAACACTAAGAACTAAATTGAACCAATGCCTGAATTACCGACATGACTGATAACCAGAGTATCGGCCTGCGTGTTCTTCGTGGATCGGAAATTTAAGCAGCGGCGCAGAGGGGTCAGGATTCAGGGATCAGTGGGCAGGGGGCAGAAGATACTTTCAGAATGACCCCTAATCCCCTGTCCCTTCGTGCGCTTCGTGTCCTTCGTGGATAAAATTAGCGTTCAATTCGTGGCAAGTAGGCGCGGAAAAGTTCGGGGCCAGCCACAATTGGGCCGCGCTCATTGCCATTATCATCGCGGAACCAAACATACACCCGCCGTGCGGTGATTGGATTCCACTGCCACTGGCGCTCAGCACTGAACGGCTCCCATTGCTTGAAGCTAGGGCTGGGATAGGCGCTGAAGGCCATTGCCAACGGTTGGTTAGCGTCGGTCGCCGAAAGCACCAAAGTTGCACCCAAATCATTCACATCGCGAATATTGACGCTGGCTTGCGGTGGATGATCGATGCTGATTGTTTGGCTGAGCGTGGTGGTATTGCCCATGCGATCAGTCAATCGCACACTGATGGTGTAGCTGCCTTCAACGTTGGGTAATGTCCAGCGATAAGCGCGATAATAGGTCATTGGCGCGGCGTAAATGCCGTTGATGCCAAGCTGGGCTTTGACCACACCACCACCATTATCGATCGCTGGCGTTAAGATCAACAGATCATGTTGATCGGTGCTAGTGCTGCTGGCCGCGAGGGCTTGCTCGCTGGTGGCCAGCCGATAAATTTCATCGGCAGCTAATTGGCGTTTGTAGCTCAGCAATTCGTCGATTGCCACATTGCTAATCCCAGCGCCAATTGTCCAGCGGCCTACATTTAAATCTTCGCCAACTTCACTGGGCAAACTGACCTTGCTCGCTTCATTGATCAACATCCCATCGATCAACAAACGCTTATTGCCCGTCATTTGATCCCAGCTTATTGCAAAGTGATGCCAGCCAGCGCTGAGCGTATCGGGCACGCTCAAACTATGCTCTTGACCTGCTTGATCGACTGTCCAGAACGTCCAGATCGCTTGTTGAGTTTGTTCGTGGCGCAACGCCAAGGTATTGCGATAGATTTTATCGGGATCAACCGGGTTTTGCGAGGCGGCTAGTAAATAATGGCGGCCTGTGCGTGAGCTGGGCCAAGTTTTTGGTACATTCACCCACAATGCCAACGTGCCTTGATCAAGCGTCAGCGTTGGGCTAGCCGGATAAGTCAATGCGCCATCGCCAACCTTGACTGCCTGCCCAAACTTACCACTGCTATAGCTGAGTTGATCGCTAGCGGCCATCGAGCCGACCGCAGGCAATGGGTTATTCTCGAAATGGGCGACCAAGGCCAAATCTTCAGCTGGGTTGATCGTCAACAATGCGCTGGGTGGCGTGGTATCGGTTGGAGCAGGGCCATCAGGTCGGCTCCATGGCACGCTAGCATTCCAAAGCCAAACACTGGCTTCGCATTTGACATAATTGATGCAGGGATCAGGGCCAGGGCCATACCAACCATAGGGATCAACTTGATTGCCATTGTGGCGAACTTCGAAATGCAAGTGGGGAGCGCCCGTGGTAAAGCCAGTTGCGCCGCTCCAGCCGAGCAATTCGCCGCGCTCGACCCAGCGTGGTTTGGCGGCATCGATAAAGCCCTTGAAGCTTGGGGCAAAATCATCGAGATGCCAATAGACCGTTTCATAGCCAGCGGCCTCGCCAGCATGTTGAATGAGCACGCCTAAGCCGCGAGTTGTGCGAGCATAGGCCCAGCCTGGTGCAGCGGCGACAATCGGCGTACCATAGGGCAAATCAGGGAAATAATAATCATGGCCATCGTGGCTATTGTAGGAAAGCCCACTTTTGCCTTGATAATTGATCATTACGTCGTTGCCATCGCCGCCACTATCGACCATGGGATAGGTATGATCAAAATGTGATGAATGCACCATGCGTGCACCCTGTTCCCATGGAATGCTCAAAAAGCCTGTGCTGACTGGCGGCGTGCTGGGCGCGACGACTGGTTCGTTTTGAAATAGCTCGTGGTAAACCTTGGTATAGCGGGTGACTAATTGCTGCCACGTGGCTTGATCGCGCTCGAAAGCCAAAAAGCGCTTGACTGTCAGCGCATGCGGATCATCCTTGGGATTGAGTTTTTGTTGCGTGCCATCGCTGAAATTCAGAATCAAGGCATTATCGTAGGGGCCAAGCCCAACCCGAATCTCCTTGGCGGCCCAATCGATTTGGCTCAAAAAGCCTGTGGGGCCAGCTAAAAATGGCTGTTCGGTGGCGGTGGTTGGTAAGGTTGGGTTACTAATTAGTTGCGAGGTGGTTTCCAACAAGGCCAAGACAATCCGCGCCTCGATATTGTAATAGGCCGCCATTCCCTCGATGATCTGGCCAGCTGGCTGACCATCGATATCAAGCTTGGCAAGGCTACTGTTTTGGCGTTGCAAAAAGCCTTGCACCCCACCATCAAGCGACGATAGCCCGTGGGTTGGCTGTTGGCTGGGTTGCGGTTGCTGCGGGCTGGCGTGCACCACGAAGGGCAGCGTTGCGCCGCCAAGCATCATTATTAATAAACCAAGG
The Herpetosiphon gulosus genome window above contains:
- a CDS encoding peptidoglycan DD-metalloendopeptidase family protein, whose protein sequence is MQRSLILGLLIMMLGGATLPFVVHASPQQPQPSQQPTHGLSSLDGGVQGFLQRQNSSLAKLDIDGQPAGQIIEGMAAYYNIEARIVLALLETTSQLISNPTLPTTATEQPFLAGPTGFLSQIDWAAKEIRVGLGPYDNALILNFSDGTQQKLNPKDDPHALTVKRFLAFERDQATWQQLVTRYTKVYHELFQNEPVVAPSTPPVSTGFLSIPWEQGARMVHSSHFDHTYPMVDSGGDGNDVMINYQGKSGLSYNSHDGHDYYFPDLPYGTPIVAAAPGWAYARTTRGLGVLIQHAGEAAGYETVYWHLDDFAPSFKGFIDAAKPRWVERGELLGWSGATGFTTGAPHLHFEVRHNGNQVDPYGWYGPGPDPCINYVKCEASVWLWNASVPWSRPDGPAPTDTTPPSALLTINPAEDLALVAHFENNPLPAVGSMAASDQLSYSSGKFGQAVKVGDGALTYPASPTLTLDQGTLALWVNVPKTWPSSRTGRHYLLAASQNPVDPDKIYRNTLALRHEQTQQAIWTFWTVDQAGQEHSLSVPDTLSAGWHHFAISWDQMTGNKRLLIDGMLINEASKVSLPSEVGEDLNVGRWTIGAGISNVAIDELLSYKRQLAADEIYRLATSEQALAASSTSTDQHDLLILTPAIDNGGGVVKAQLGINGIYAAPMTYYRAYRWTLPNVEGSYTISVRLTDRMGNTTTLSQTISIDHPPQASVNIRDVNDLGATLVLSATDANQPLAMAFSAYPSPSFKQWEPFSAERQWQWNPITARRVYVWFRDDNGNERGPIVAGPELFRAYLPRIER